The following coding sequences are from one Thermostaphylospora chromogena window:
- a CDS encoding winged helix DNA-binding domain-containing protein codes for MPTIPLRVLNRTLLQRQLLAERTTRSPLEVIRHLVAVQGQEPNWPYVGLWTRVAGFRHDDLAALLRERRVVRATMLRRTIHLAAPEDYRWLWPSVRPVVRAALRTARYAEQIAGLDPDEIGETADKLLAGRTLSRKELGRLLAEHYPGRHAGRLAEVAETVLSLVHAPAAGAWGGWSTRTGIQVTRLADWAGTTVHERPMLETMIERYLAAFGPAGVMDIQAWSGVTRLRDVVDGMRPRLRVLRAEDGRELFDLPDAALADPDLPAPVRFLPAFDNAVLGYRDRTRVIAEEDGRRFAEIASAGVPLFLVDGFAAGTWWLRRRTLLAVPFRPLPSAAEQAVEEEARRLLPFVFPGEEEATVAFAEEGSLPLNRLQIMMGRD; via the coding sequence ATGCCGACGATTCCCCTGCGCGTGCTCAACCGGACTCTCCTGCAGCGGCAGCTGCTGGCCGAGCGCACCACCCGCTCCCCGCTGGAGGTCATCCGCCACCTGGTGGCGGTGCAAGGACAGGAGCCCAACTGGCCCTATGTCGGGCTGTGGACGCGGGTGGCGGGATTCCGGCACGACGACCTGGCCGCGCTGCTGCGCGAGCGGCGCGTGGTGCGCGCCACGATGCTGCGCCGCACCATCCACCTGGCCGCCCCCGAGGACTACCGGTGGCTGTGGCCGAGCGTGCGGCCCGTCGTGCGCGCGGCGCTGCGCACCGCCCGCTACGCCGAGCAGATCGCCGGGCTGGACCCCGACGAGATCGGCGAGACGGCCGACAAGCTGCTGGCCGGCCGCACGCTGAGCCGCAAAGAGCTGGGCCGTCTGCTGGCCGAGCACTACCCGGGACGGCACGCCGGGCGGCTGGCCGAGGTCGCCGAGACGGTGCTGTCGCTGGTCCACGCCCCGGCCGCCGGTGCGTGGGGAGGCTGGAGCACCCGCACCGGCATCCAGGTCACCCGCCTGGCGGACTGGGCGGGCACGACCGTGCACGAGCGGCCCATGCTGGAGACGATGATCGAGCGCTACCTGGCCGCGTTCGGTCCCGCCGGGGTGATGGACATCCAGGCGTGGTCGGGGGTCACCCGGCTGCGCGACGTCGTGGACGGCATGCGCCCCCGGCTGCGCGTGCTGCGCGCCGAGGACGGCAGGGAGCTGTTCGATCTGCCGGACGCGGCACTGGCCGACCCCGACCTGCCGGCCCCGGTGCGCTTCCTGCCCGCCTTCGACAACGCCGTGCTCGGCTACCGCGACCGCACCCGGGTGATCGCCGAGGAGGACGGCCGCCGGTTCGCCGAGATCGCCTCCGCAGGGGTGCCGCTGTTCCTGGTCGACGGGTTCGCCGCGGGCACCTGGTGGCTGCGCCGCCGCACGCTGCTCGCCGTCCCGTTCCGGCCGCTGCCGTCCGCGGCGGAACAGGCGGTGGAGGAGGAGGCGCGGCGGCTGCTCCCGTTCGTCTTCCCGGGCGAGGAGGAGGCGACGGTCGCCTTCGCCGAGGAGGGCTCGCTGCCGCTGAACCGGCTTCAGATCATGATGGGCCGCGACTGA
- a CDS encoding YybH family protein — protein MKSLEDELIELSEQAWQANREGDAAFYDRFLTDAPLSVSPWGVQDDRAAILRVFAENRNPYTRTDQSDHRVIRLGEDAAVHTSTVEIDVLMDGTRKQTMRVYATTVLTRADGSWRAALFQVTPAP, from the coding sequence ATGAAGAGCCTCGAGGACGAGCTGATCGAACTGTCGGAGCAGGCGTGGCAGGCCAACCGCGAGGGGGACGCCGCCTTCTACGACCGCTTCCTCACCGACGCGCCGCTGAGCGTCTCACCGTGGGGCGTGCAGGACGACCGCGCGGCGATCCTGCGGGTCTTCGCCGAGAACCGCAACCCCTACACGCGCACCGATCAGAGCGACCACCGGGTGATCCGGCTGGGGGAGGACGCCGCCGTGCACACCAGCACGGTGGAGATCGACGTGCTGATGGACGGCACGCGCAAGCAGACCATGCGGGTCTACGCCACCACCGTCCTCACCCGTGCCGACGGCTCCTGGCGCGCCGCCCTGTTCCAGGTCACCCCGGCTCCGTAA
- the argG gene encoding argininosuccinate synthase has protein sequence MSKVLTSLPVGERVGIAFSGGLDTSVAVAWMREKGAIPCAYTADVGQYDEPDIASVPGRATTYGAEVARLVDCREALVEEGLAALACGAFHIRSGGRVYFNTTPLGRAVTGTLLVRAMLEDGVQIWGDGSTFKGNDIERFYRYGLLANPSLRIYKPWLDADFVSELGGRKEMSEWLLARGLPYRDSVEKAYSTDANIWGATHEAKALEHLDTGIEIVEPIMGVRFWDPDVEIAPEDVTIGFKQGRPVTINGKEFSSAVDLVLEANAIGGRHGLGMSDQIENRVIEAKSRGIYEAPGMALLHIAYERLVNAIHNEDTLAIYHTEGRRLGRLLYEGRWLDPQALMLREALQRWVGAAVTGEVTLRLRRGEDYSILDTSGPSFSYHPDKLSMERIEDAAFGPIDRIGQLTMRNLDIADSRAKLEQYAGLGIVGSSHPILTGSLQTASTGLIDTMPEGGAKAIASRGDVSGDGGLDEEMLDRAAMESGTD, from the coding sequence GTGTCCAAGGTGCTCACTTCCCTGCCTGTCGGTGAACGCGTCGGGATCGCCTTCTCCGGTGGTCTCGACACCTCGGTAGCGGTCGCGTGGATGCGCGAGAAGGGCGCGATTCCGTGCGCCTACACCGCTGATGTGGGGCAGTACGACGAACCCGACATCGCCTCGGTTCCCGGCCGCGCCACCACGTACGGCGCCGAGGTCGCCCGGCTGGTCGACTGCCGGGAGGCCCTGGTGGAGGAAGGGCTCGCCGCCCTGGCCTGCGGAGCGTTCCACATCCGGTCCGGCGGCCGCGTCTACTTCAACACCACCCCGCTCGGCCGGGCCGTCACGGGCACCCTGCTGGTGCGCGCGATGCTCGAGGACGGCGTGCAGATCTGGGGGGACGGCTCCACCTTCAAAGGCAACGACATCGAGCGGTTCTACCGCTACGGCCTGCTCGCCAACCCCTCCCTGCGGATCTACAAGCCCTGGCTGGACGCCGACTTCGTCAGCGAGCTGGGCGGCCGCAAGGAGATGTCCGAGTGGCTGCTGGCCCGCGGCCTGCCCTACCGGGACAGCGTGGAGAAGGCCTACTCCACCGACGCGAACATCTGGGGCGCCACCCACGAGGCCAAGGCGCTGGAGCACCTCGACACGGGCATCGAGATCGTCGAGCCGATCATGGGCGTGCGGTTCTGGGACCCCGATGTCGAGATCGCTCCCGAGGACGTCACGATCGGCTTCAAGCAGGGACGCCCGGTGACGATCAACGGCAAGGAGTTCTCCTCCGCCGTCGACCTGGTGCTGGAGGCCAACGCCATCGGCGGCCGGCACGGCCTGGGCATGTCCGATCAGATCGAGAACCGGGTCATCGAGGCCAAGAGCCGCGGCATCTACGAGGCGCCGGGCATGGCGCTGCTGCACATCGCCTACGAGCGGCTGGTCAACGCGATCCACAACGAGGACACCCTCGCCATCTACCACACCGAAGGCCGGCGCCTGGGCAGGCTCCTGTACGAGGGGCGCTGGCTGGACCCGCAGGCGCTGATGCTGCGCGAGGCGCTGCAGCGCTGGGTCGGGGCGGCGGTCACCGGCGAGGTGACCCTGCGGCTGCGGCGCGGGGAGGACTACTCCATCCTGGACACGTCCGGGCCGTCGTTCAGCTACCACCCCGACAAGCTGTCCATGGAGCGGATCGAGGACGCCGCCTTCGGGCCGATCGACCGCATCGGCCAGCTGACCATGCGCAACCTCGACATCGCCGACTCCCGCGCCAAGCTGGAGCAGTACGCCGGGCTCGGCATCGTCGGCAGCTCGCACCCGATACTGACCGGCTCCCTGCAGACGGCCTCCACCGGGCTGATCGACACCATGCCCGAGGGCGGGGCCAAGGCGATCGCCTCCCGCGGCGACGTCTCCGGCGACGGCGGGCTGGACGAGGAGATGCTCGACCGCGCCGCGATGGAGTCCGGCACCGACTGA
- a CDS encoding LysR family transcriptional regulator encodes MNVAHLELLRELSIRGSLAAVASATHRTPSALSQQLRTAERELGVKLVERVGRGLRLTPEGEILASCADEVCAVLADVRARLEAARGQPRGSVRIGGLPSAGAALLPPLVRRLRSSDIELDLDDFDLAEADYAPRTLDFDIVIAHSFTTEFPAGSDGLVRRVLAHEPIDVALPSEHPLCAHEHLTPDLLRGTTWIGVPEGYPFDTILLTVERANGETLRRLVRIKDNQLVAELVRCGAGLALLPRFTTQPGRGLTLRPLRGVRSHRTLTALSRPDRYARLAVRVVVDHLASIGAELSAGAAAAPPR; translated from the coding sequence ATGAATGTCGCTCACCTGGAGCTGCTGCGCGAGCTGTCGATCCGGGGGAGCCTGGCCGCGGTGGCGTCCGCGACCCACCGCACCCCCTCAGCGCTGTCCCAGCAGCTTCGGACCGCAGAGCGCGAGCTGGGCGTGAAGCTCGTCGAACGGGTCGGCCGCGGCCTGAGGCTGACCCCGGAGGGTGAGATCCTCGCCTCCTGCGCCGACGAGGTGTGCGCGGTCCTGGCCGACGTACGCGCCCGCCTGGAGGCGGCCAGAGGGCAACCCAGGGGGAGCGTCAGAATCGGCGGGCTTCCCTCGGCGGGCGCGGCCCTGCTGCCTCCGCTGGTCAGGCGCCTGCGCTCCAGCGACATCGAGCTCGACCTGGATGACTTCGATCTCGCCGAGGCCGACTACGCCCCGCGCACGCTGGACTTCGACATCGTCATCGCGCACAGCTTCACGACCGAGTTCCCCGCCGGGAGCGACGGGCTGGTCCGTCGTGTGCTCGCGCACGAGCCGATCGATGTCGCGCTCCCCTCCGAGCACCCGCTCTGCGCGCACGAACATCTGACCCCTGATCTTCTGCGCGGAACCACATGGATCGGCGTCCCGGAGGGCTATCCCTTCGACACCATCCTCCTCACCGTCGAGCGGGCCAACGGTGAAACGCTCCGGAGACTCGTCCGGATCAAGGACAACCAGCTCGTCGCCGAACTCGTCCGATGCGGCGCCGGACTGGCCCTGCTGCCGCGGTTCACGACGCAACCGGGAAGGGGCCTGACCCTGCGACCGCTCAGGGGGGTCCGATCGCATCGCACCCTGACCGCGTTGTCGCGCCCGGACCGGTACGCCCGCCTGGCGGTGCGGGTGGTCGTCGATCACCTCGCATCGATCGGAGCGGAGCTGTCGGCCGGAGCGGCAGCCGCGCCTCCGAGATGA
- a CDS encoding EamA family transporter has protein sequence MPARHVLLAVSTSIIWGLNFMAIHVSLEVFPPLFLAGLRFALIAVPTVLLIPRPAVPARWLIAYGLGFGTMQFIGLYLGMAAGLPAGLASLVLQSSAPFSVILGVALLRERLTAERAAGVALAVLGLALVGLSRVSAGALAPYLLVLAGGLGWALGNLASRRANAPNPLHLTLWMSVVPPLPLFAISLVAEGPGRIRDAVAASFSSEAIPAWIGLAYTVVLGTVVGAGMWVWLMSRHPVSTVAPFSMLVPVTGLLAGWAMLGEIPTWLEAAGGVLVIVGVLRASGGDEGRRNAGAVRRRSQRAVLE, from the coding sequence ATGCCCGCTCGTCATGTGCTCCTCGCGGTGTCGACGTCGATCATCTGGGGCCTGAACTTCATGGCGATCCACGTATCGCTGGAGGTCTTCCCGCCGCTGTTCCTCGCCGGTCTCCGCTTCGCCCTGATCGCCGTGCCGACCGTCCTCCTCATCCCCCGCCCGGCGGTGCCGGCGCGCTGGCTGATCGCCTACGGCCTCGGCTTCGGAACGATGCAGTTCATCGGGCTGTACCTCGGGATGGCCGCCGGGCTCCCCGCCGGTCTCGCCTCCCTCGTCCTGCAGTCCTCCGCGCCGTTCAGCGTGATCCTCGGCGTCGCTCTGCTCCGGGAGAGGCTCACCGCCGAACGCGCGGCCGGCGTCGCGCTCGCGGTGCTGGGTCTCGCCCTGGTCGGCCTGTCCCGCGTCTCCGCCGGCGCGCTGGCGCCCTACCTCCTCGTGCTGGCCGGCGGTCTGGGGTGGGCTCTGGGGAACCTGGCGAGCCGTCGCGCCAACGCCCCGAACCCGCTGCACCTCACCTTGTGGATGTCGGTGGTGCCGCCGCTACCGCTGTTCGCCATCTCCTTGGTGGCCGAAGGCCCCGGCCGCATCCGCGACGCCGTGGCGGCGTCGTTCTCCAGCGAGGCGATCCCCGCCTGGATCGGCCTGGCCTACACCGTGGTGCTGGGGACCGTCGTCGGCGCTGGGATGTGGGTGTGGCTCATGAGCCGCCACCCGGTGAGCACGGTCGCCCCCTTCTCCATGCTCGTGCCGGTCACCGGGCTCCTGGCGGGATGGGCGATGCTCGGCGAGATCCCGACCTGGCTGGAGGCGGCCGGCGGCGTGTTGGTGATCGTCGGGGTTCTCCGGGCTTCCGGCGGCGACGAGGGCCGGCGGAACGCCGGGGCCGTCCGCCGCCGCTCTCAGCGAGCCGTGCTCGAGTGA